GCCCCACAGTTTTCTTTCTGCTTTCGCATCAAGACCTTGCAATTAGTTTCAGCGATGGAATCAGCATGACGAGGTCATACGCGAACGACCTCGCTCAAGATTCGCTCGCCGATTTCACCTTTGAGCGCGCGGCGCGGAACGAGGTCCACTTTGACGCCCAATTGCTTGGCAAGGTACTCTTCCAAATCCATAAACTTGAACAAGTCGGGCGCGTGATCAAATTCCACCAAGATGTCCATATCACTACGCGGCTTTTGCTCATTCCGCACATACGACCCGAAGATGCCGAGCGATTTGACTTGATATAGCTCCGCCAATTCCGGCATTTGTTTCCTAAGCACTGTCATCGAGCGCCGCAGTGTAATTGTATTACGACGTTTTCCATCGGACTTTGGCATACTACCCTCTTGCCGCCGCGACCGCTTTCTGCGCGCCTTCTTCGAGCGTCTCCGCCGTAATCATATT
This genomic interval from Chloroflexota bacterium contains the following:
- a CDS encoding nucleotidyltransferase family protein encodes the protein MTVLRKQMPELAELYQVKSLGIFGSYVRNEQKPRSDMDILVEFDHAPDLFKFMDLEEYLAKQLGVKVDLVPRRALKGEIGERILSEVVRV